The Ralstonia sp. RRA DNA segment TGTCTTCATGGCGCAACTCGGGCGCCTGCGGGTGGCCCAGCGTGTGGGTGTCGATGCAATGGCGGATCAACGGGTCATCGGCCACGATGTCGAACGGCGTGCCGACGCGGGCCACGGGTTCGGTATCGACCTGATTACGTGTCACACGCACCATCGCGGCCACCTCCAGCTGGCAGGCCTGCGCCGTCCATTGCAGGAACTGCACGGCACCCGGCAGTTGTGCCACGTCGGGCTGGTTGGTACCGTCGCCGTGTTCGCGTGCGGCCAGTGCCAGGTTGCGCAGTTGCGTGAGCGTGTCGCGCAACGTGGTCGGCTTGGCCAGCAGATCGTTCTCCAGCCGCTCGTGTGAAAGACGCAGCAGGAAGTGGTTCTTGGTCAGCGCGGCCAGGCGGTCGTTCAAGTAACCGTTGACGGTGCGCGCACGCGATAGCCGCGCGCCCCAGATGTCACCGAACTGCCCGCCAACCAGCACCAGCATCAGCCCGCCCAGAAAGTACATGCGGGGGAAGGCGACGGCCGCTGCGCCCTGTCCGTAGAACAGCCACCACGCGCCCAGCACCACCAGCGCAGCGGCCGCGCCTAGCAGCGTGCCGTAGCGCAGCGCCAGGATGAGCGGCACCAGCCAGATCCACGGGAACCCGTAGCCGAGCAGCAGCGGATTGTCCGGCACGAACAGCCAGACGATGCCGATGGCAACGATCGTGGCGCCCAGCGTTTCCAGCACCGCGGTCGGGCTCGACACGGCCGGCGCGATCAAGCGCCCATACCACGACGATGCGCCGATGCCCTGCGCATTGCGCCGACGATCGCGACCGCGCGCCTCGGCGGCGGCGGTCTGCGCGCCCTCCTGCGTACGCTGTGCCGCTTCGGTCTTCATCAGCCTCGGCCCAGCGGCGAGAGCAACTCGCGCAGCAGCTTCTGCGCCACTGCCGAGACGGCATCGCGGCTCCAGCCGGTGCGGCTGCCGGCGGCGCTCCAGATCACGTTGCCGCTTTGCACGTCAATCACCTGCAGCGTGATGCCGACGGCAGGCTCGCCATCCACGCCCACCTTGTAGCGCCACTCGTCCACGGCGCCGGTCAGGGCATAGCGGGCCTTCTCGCCGCGCGCCCAATCCAGCGCGCGGGCCACGGCCTCGCGCTCGGCGGGCTCGAACAACGATTCGCTGTTCAAATTGGCCGGATATTGCTTGAGGTTGGTAAAGCCGCGCGCCTTCAGGATGCTGGTGGCGATGGTCTCGGCACGCAGCCCGGCCTGCGGCGTTTCGGTGTAGTTGACGATGGGCAGCACGACCCATGCGTCAGACGCGCTGGTGGCCGGTGCGCGGCCGCTGTCGACCACGGCACACGCAGACAGCGCAAGCGCCACGCCAACGCCTGCAGCGGCGGCCAGCCAGCGGCGGCGGCCGGCTTTCATCTTGTCGAGCAAGGGTGTCATCGCTTTCTCCTGGATGCTTCCGTTGTTCTTCATGCTGGTGTTTCCCCGTTTCTACTTGTTCGTCGTATTCGTCGCTTGCGCTTCAGTAAAGCCAGCGGTAGCGCAGCCCGATTTCCGTCAGCGGCGATGTGCCCGACCGCGTGATCGATTGGTGTTCGATGTACAGCGCCAGATGATCGTTGCCGAACACGCTGCCCGCCAGCCCAAGCTGCGCCTGCACGCCCCACCCTTCGCGGTTGTCGTGCAGCATGCCGACATCCATGAACGGCCGCCAGGCGCGGGTGTAGCGGTCCAGATAGTCCGTGCCGAAGCCAAACAGCATGCCGAACTGGTTGAATGAGCGCGGCATGATCTGATCGACATCCGGCGTTGTACCGCCCGGCAGCAAACGCGCCATCAACGGGCT contains these protein-coding regions:
- a CDS encoding transporter, which codes for MTPLLDKMKAGRRRWLAAAAGVGVALALSACAVVDSGRAPATSASDAWVVLPIVNYTETPQAGLRAETIATSILKARGFTNLKQYPANLNSESLFEPAEREAVARALDWARGEKARYALTGAVDEWRYKVGVDGEPAVGITLQVIDVQSGNVIWSAAGSRTGWSRDAVSAVAQKLLRELLSPLGRG
- a CDS encoding PelD GGDEF domain-containing protein, whose amino-acid sequence is MKTEAAQRTQEGAQTAAAEARGRDRRRNAQGIGASSWYGRLIAPAVSSPTAVLETLGATIVAIGIVWLFVPDNPLLLGYGFPWIWLVPLILALRYGTLLGAAAALVVLGAWWLFYGQGAAAVAFPRMYFLGGLMLVLVGGQFGDIWGARLSRARTVNGYLNDRLAALTKNHFLLRLSHERLENDLLAKPTTLRDTLTQLRNLALAAREHGDGTNQPDVAQLPGAVQFLQWTAQACQLEVAAMVRVTRNQVDTEPVARVGTPFDIVADDPLIRHCIDTHTLGHPQAPELRHEDSSRYVACAPVLSGADELIGIVVVQQMPFLSLSYENLQFLLVLLGYYADGVRHLTVSSEILDLVPDAPYDFALDLGRLARLHRDTGIDSSVVALIFDQDEASDALFEQVVRSRRALDVVWQARGKARRAIVTLMPLSGAGAVSAYLVRIEDSLRAQFGVDFEQSHIGVQTLHVTGEHPGEALVRFIARCHLDG